The Methylacidimicrobium sp. B4 genome contains a region encoding:
- a CDS encoding transposase, with amino-acid sequence MIGTALTFRAFPDLFPDEDAARAWFERARWPDGPICPVCGCVNHASWLRTIRRWQCTTCHRQFSVTAGTPMHRTHLPMLTRGGVGRTLPYRFLTGTA; translated from the coding sequence ATGATCGGCACCGCCCTCACGTTCCGCGCCTTCCCCGATCTCTTCCCGGACGAGGACGCCGCGCGGGCGTGGTTTGAGCGCGCCCGCTGGCCGGACGGCCCGATCTGCCCGGTGTGCGGATGCGTCAACCACGCTTCCTGGCTGCGGACGATCCGCCGCTGGCAATGCACCACCTGCCACCGACAGTTCTCGGTCACCGCTGGCACGCCGATGCACCGCACCCACCTCCCGATGCTCACCCGGGGCGGCGTTGGGCGCACGCTGCCTTACCGCTTTCTCACGGGAACCGCCTGA
- the merE gene encoding broad-spectrum mercury transporter MerE: protein MEPKKTPHWRGYAWGLLAALTCPCHLGILAIVLAGTTVGAFLSDHWRIAAIVLTGLFLLSLARATQAFRRQDR from the coding sequence ATCGAACCCAAAAAGACGCCCCATTGGCGGGGCTATGCATGGGGTTTGCTTGCCGCGCTGACCTGCCCCTGCCATCTGGGCATCCTTGCGATTGTGCTCGCCGGCACGACGGTGGGGGCCTTCCTGAGCGACCATTGGCGCATCGCGGCCATCGTGCTGACGGGCTTGTTCTTGCTGTCGCTGGCGCGGGCCACCCAGGCGTTCCGGCGCCAGGACCGCTGA
- a CDS encoding DUF1800 domain-containing protein, translating to MRSPIRLLPAFALALLLPSRTFADGGLLAPGDLAWLRRDGFGLDTVAIDSCRGMGRRRMLELQLQDRMPGSLPQAVADQLASNPALTTRASEALAQWHQAQERIRSMPEGEARSAARNELQRQGNQWVQQARAAELLQAIYGPNQLKEQMVWFWLNHFSVYAPKGRIRWEVGDYAEHVIRPRALGKFRELVLATLKSPAMLEYLDNVQNAKGHVNENYARELVELHTLGVDGGYTQQDVQQLALILTGVGIAPLDGLPRPIAPALAPRLVREGLFEFNPSRHDFSDKVLLGHPIRGRGFSEVEEAVDWIVQQPACGRFLSRKLAEYFVGDQPPAALVERMALAFRKREGDIAEVLRTLFDSSELVAAAGGKFKDPFQLIVSAMRLAYDGRPIYNPRPLIHWLEMLGEPLFGRITPDGWPLDGARWSSSGQLEARFAVARAIGNGNPQLFLPEGSTQRMPGFPLLTSPLYYAAFEPYLSAATRNGLAQAQSQGEWNGLLLASPDFAYR from the coding sequence ATGCGGAGTCCCATCCGTCTCCTCCCCGCCTTCGCTCTGGCCCTCTTGCTCCCCTCTCGCACCTTCGCGGACGGCGGCCTGCTCGCACCCGGTGACCTTGCCTGGTTGCGTCGGGACGGCTTCGGCCTTGACACCGTTGCCATCGACTCCTGCCGCGGCATGGGACGCCGACGGATGCTTGAGCTCCAGCTGCAGGACCGCATGCCGGGATCGCTGCCCCAGGCCGTCGCCGACCAGCTCGCCAGCAACCCGGCGCTGACCACCCGTGCGAGCGAGGCATTGGCCCAGTGGCATCAAGCGCAGGAACGCATTCGATCGATGCCCGAGGGGGAAGCCAGGAGTGCCGCGCGCAACGAGCTCCAGCGGCAAGGCAACCAATGGGTGCAGCAGGCGCGCGCCGCCGAGCTGCTTCAGGCCATCTACGGACCCAACCAGCTCAAGGAGCAGATGGTCTGGTTCTGGCTCAACCACTTCAGCGTATACGCGCCGAAGGGACGGATTCGATGGGAAGTTGGCGACTACGCGGAGCACGTGATCCGTCCGCGCGCCCTGGGCAAGTTTCGGGAGCTTGTCCTGGCCACGCTCAAAAGCCCGGCCATGCTCGAGTACCTCGACAACGTTCAGAACGCCAAGGGTCACGTGAACGAGAACTACGCCCGGGAGCTGGTCGAGCTACACACCCTCGGCGTGGATGGCGGCTATACCCAGCAGGATGTGCAGCAGCTGGCGTTGATCCTGACCGGTGTCGGCATCGCGCCGCTTGACGGCCTTCCACGCCCCATAGCCCCCGCCCTCGCTCCGCGACTCGTGCGCGAGGGCCTCTTCGAGTTCAACCCCAGCCGCCACGACTTCAGCGACAAGGTGCTCCTTGGCCACCCCATCCGGGGCAGAGGCTTCTCCGAGGTAGAGGAGGCCGTGGACTGGATCGTGCAGCAGCCCGCCTGTGGGCGCTTCCTCTCGCGCAAGCTGGCCGAGTACTTCGTCGGCGACCAGCCTCCGGCCGCCTTGGTGGAACGGATGGCGCTCGCCTTTCGCAAGAGAGAGGGCGACATCGCCGAAGTGCTGCGCACCCTCTTCGACTCGAGCGAGCTCGTCGCCGCCGCCGGAGGCAAGTTCAAGGATCCCTTTCAGCTCATCGTTTCGGCGATGCGCTTGGCCTACGATGGCCGCCCCATCTACAACCCACGGCCGCTGATCCACTGGCTCGAGATGCTCGGCGAGCCGCTCTTCGGCCGCATTACCCCCGACGGCTGGCCGCTCGACGGGGCGAGGTGGTCGAGCTCTGGCCAGCTCGAGGCCCGCTTCGCGGTCGCCCGAGCCATCGGGAACGGCAATCCGCAGCTCTTCCTCCCGGAAGGCTCGACGCAGCGGATGCCAGGGTTTCCGTTGCTCACCTCCCCTCTCTATTACGCGGCCTTCGAGCCGTACCTGTCCGCGGCCACCCGCAACGGCCTGGCCCAGGCACAGTCGCAAGGCGAATGGAATGGCCTGCTGCTCGCTTCGCCCGATTTCGCGTACCGCTAG
- a CDS encoding zinc ribbon domain-containing protein, with protein MARTKPEHPPVHRTDLLPSNLTASKEAAVRALLRAYRRGAVLLGREEWRLFFETGRLEKNHDVDKVTFAAVIGAANRVQMARWQVVGQLQGWIGNRANEFRDLVNHSTLPPATKQMLHAINGLGAWFWRGEVARRETGEVIPVSVRRLARAMMRHCMARHRRPDLSRISMRLDHRAGSIARPIQATQRGRVGWWVSLSTLEKGRKIAIPLLTYDYHAKRPGRVTNGIQVNEREGRLSFGVVTDMGEVCAKSRAAYDGHGALALDFGLSTLLATSDGRLLGQGWLKRLKRYDALLAVIAASQQRAGRRPRESQRYRALVEDVRGFLRTEVGRVLNRLVEQGKPKELVLERLDFRHPDLSRRLNAILRNCGRSIVQEKLRDLEERFGIPSAEVNAAYTSQACSGCGYVDKRNRRDQKTFVCRWCGHHMHADLNAAANIEARRARPNGWLFQGKAAVLAELVREFGERPVRALGLGRTGSRGAPADPRSTNPYFGGVPLPVVRSSERREASMKSPDPPALVAA; from the coding sequence ATGGCCCGCACCAAGCCCGAGCATCCGCCCGTCCATCGGACCGACCTGCTGCCGTCGAACCTGACGGCCAGCAAAGAGGCGGCCGTGCGCGCGCTGCTCAGAGCCTACCGCCGGGGTGCGGTGCTGCTGGGCCGGGAAGAGTGGCGGCTCTTCTTCGAGACGGGCCGCTTGGAGAAGAACCACGACGTGGACAAGGTCACCTTCGCTGCCGTCATCGGCGCGGCCAACCGCGTCCAGATGGCCCGCTGGCAGGTCGTCGGGCAGCTCCAGGGCTGGATCGGCAACCGGGCCAATGAGTTTCGAGACCTGGTCAACCACAGCACGCTGCCACCCGCCACCAAGCAGATGCTCCACGCCATCAACGGCCTGGGCGCGTGGTTCTGGCGCGGCGAGGTGGCGAGGAGAGAGACGGGCGAGGTGATTCCGGTCTCCGTGCGACGGCTGGCGCGCGCCATGATGCGCCACTGCATGGCGCGGCATCGCCGCCCGGACCTCTCGCGCATCTCCATGCGCCTCGACCACCGCGCGGGGAGCATCGCCCGCCCCATCCAGGCGACGCAGCGCGGCAGGGTCGGCTGGTGGGTGAGCCTCTCCACGCTCGAGAAGGGGCGCAAGATCGCCATCCCGCTGCTCACCTACGACTACCATGCCAAGCGCCCTGGCCGCGTGACCAACGGCATCCAGGTGAACGAGCGCGAGGGTCGCCTGAGCTTCGGCGTGGTGACCGACATGGGCGAGGTCTGCGCCAAAAGCCGCGCCGCCTACGACGGCCACGGCGCGCTGGCGCTTGATTTTGGGCTGTCCACGCTCTTGGCCACATCCGATGGCCGGCTGCTCGGCCAGGGCTGGCTCAAGCGGCTCAAGCGGTACGACGCGCTGCTTGCCGTGATCGCGGCCAGCCAGCAGCGTGCCGGACGCAGGCCGCGGGAGAGCCAGCGGTATCGGGCGCTGGTGGAGGACGTGCGCGGCTTCCTTCGCACCGAGGTTGGCCGCGTGCTCAACCGCCTTGTCGAGCAGGGCAAGCCCAAGGAGTTGGTGCTGGAGCGGCTCGACTTCCGCCACCCCGACCTCTCAAGGCGGCTCAACGCGATCCTGCGCAACTGCGGACGCTCGATCGTCCAGGAGAAGTTGCGCGACCTGGAGGAGCGCTTCGGAATCCCCTCCGCCGAGGTCAACGCCGCATACACCTCTCAGGCATGTTCCGGTTGCGGCTATGTGGACAAGCGGAACCGCCGCGACCAGAAGACCTTCGTCTGCCGTTGGTGCGGTCACCACATGCACGCCGACCTCAATGCGGCGGCCAACATCGAAGCGCGCCGTGCGCGCCCCAATGGTTGGCTCTTCCAGGGGAAGGCTGCGGTCCTTGCCGAGCTCGTGCGCGAGTTCGGGGAGCGACCTGTCCGGGCGCTGGGCCTGGGCAGAACCGGGAGCCGGGGTGCCCCCGCCGACCCACGATCCACCAATCCCTACTTCGGTGGAGTGCCGTTGCCCGTGGTGAGGTCATCCGAACGCCGCGAGGCGTCCATGAAATCGCCCGATCCTCCAGCCCTTGTGGCTGCCTGA
- a CDS encoding DUF1501 domain-containing protein has protein sequence MNRRQFLRLATAAALPALSLRGRLFAASADSPRLLFVFLRGGYDCNHLLVPYASDFYYEARPTLALPRPGAGDPNATIPLDADWGLNPALRDSLFSLWESKQVAFIPFAGTDDLSRSHFETQDRIECGEAGESSGDYRSGFLARLSNVLTGVSPIAFTDNLPLSFRGSVQDVPNLSLKGDPKARFDERQSSILSDMYQDTPLAAAAREGLALRRSASADWQRLDEEMAQAGRDAPNTHHFATEGRRIAALMRDRYRLGFVDVSGWDTHVNQGGASGPLSTNLRNLGEGLTAFARELGEGWRDTVVVVVSEFGRTFRENGDKGTDHGHGTVHWVLGGRVCGGRIAGEQVAVNEASLFQNRDYPVLNHYRNVYAGLFGRLWGLRSSQVQTVFPRSRPIDLGLV, from the coding sequence ATGAACCGCCGCCAGTTCCTGCGCCTCGCCACGGCCGCTGCGCTGCCCGCACTCTCGCTCCGAGGCCGGCTCTTCGCCGCGAGCGCCGACTCGCCACGCCTCTTGTTCGTCTTCCTGCGCGGCGGCTACGATTGCAACCACCTGCTCGTACCCTATGCGAGCGACTTCTACTACGAGGCACGCCCGACCCTCGCTCTCCCCCGCCCGGGAGCGGGCGATCCGAATGCCACCATTCCGCTCGACGCCGATTGGGGACTCAATCCGGCGCTGCGCGATTCGCTCTTTTCGCTGTGGGAGAGCAAGCAGGTCGCCTTCATCCCCTTCGCTGGCACGGACGACCTCTCCCGCAGCCACTTCGAGACACAGGACCGGATCGAGTGCGGGGAGGCGGGCGAGTCAAGCGGTGATTACCGCTCCGGCTTCCTCGCCCGCCTGTCGAACGTCCTGACCGGCGTCTCCCCCATCGCGTTCACCGACAACCTGCCCTTAAGCTTCCGCGGGAGCGTGCAAGACGTGCCGAACCTTTCGCTCAAGGGAGATCCCAAGGCGCGCTTCGACGAGCGCCAGTCGTCCATCCTATCTGACATGTACCAGGACACTCCCTTGGCCGCAGCCGCCCGGGAAGGCCTGGCTTTGCGCCGTTCCGCATCCGCAGATTGGCAACGCCTCGACGAGGAGATGGCCCAGGCCGGCCGCGATGCCCCCAACACGCACCATTTTGCGACCGAGGGACGACGCATCGCCGCGTTGATGCGCGACCGCTACCGCCTGGGCTTCGTTGACGTCAGCGGCTGGGACACCCACGTCAATCAGGGTGGTGCCAGCGGGCCACTCTCCACCAACCTGCGCAACTTGGGCGAGGGGCTGACCGCCTTCGCCCGTGAGCTCGGCGAAGGCTGGCGCGACACCGTCGTCGTGGTCGTCTCGGAGTTCGGCCGGACCTTCCGCGAGAATGGCGACAAGGGCACCGATCACGGGCATGGAACGGTGCACTGGGTGCTTGGCGGGCGAGTCTGCGGCGGGCGCATCGCCGGGGAGCAGGTGGCCGTGAATGAAGCCTCTCTCTTCCAGAATCGCGACTACCCTGTCCTCAACCACTATCGCAACGTCTACGCCGGCCTATTCGGGCGACTCTGGGGATTACGGTCGAGCCAGGTCCAGACCGTCTTCCCACGTTCCCGGCCGATCGACCTGGGGCTAGTCTGA
- a CDS encoding transposase yields MGRASGLPIGLQKALPEILSPQAPQELRGWLRWARRSRLASFRDCPKQSMSTRGGIIALLRSPITNGIHEAIRAPSQLAKRMTRGFSELPFPENCRVPQSRKVAARSSRSTHLKQRRGMIYKVTSGTDPRLRSVTHSDGEALPQRRQGRLDLSKMASVE; encoded by the coding sequence TTGGGAAGAGCCAGTGGGTTGCCCATTGGGTTGCAGAAGGCTCTCCCAGAGATCCTCTCGCCGCAAGCTCCTCAAGAGCTCCGTGGGTGGCTCCGGTGGGCTCGTCGCAGTCGGCTTGCCTCCTTCCGGGACTGCCCCAAACAATCGATGAGCACCCGGGGGGGAATCATCGCCTTGCTCCGGAGCCCGATCACCAACGGAATCCACGAAGCGATCCGCGCGCCGAGCCAGCTCGCCAAAAGGATGACCAGGGGCTTTTCGGAGCTTCCGTTCCCTGAGAATTGCCGCGTTCCTCAAAGCCGGAAAGTCGCGGCTCGATCTTCCCGCTCTACCCACTTGAAACAGCGAAGAGGCATGATCTATAAAGTTACCTCTGGGACGGATCCACGCTTACGCAGCGTGACACACAGCGATGGAGAGGCGCTGCCCCAACGTCGCCAAGGCCGCCTCGACTTGTCCAAGATGGCTTCGGTGGAATAG
- a CDS encoding IS607 family transposase: MLRKMVSIHEAAEFLGVAAQTLRRWEREGKLIPDERTPGGRRRYDLARLRPEQFHAPDVARRTVAYARVCSHDQKDDLERQKQVLELYCARQGWTFEVIADLGSGMNYHKKGLKRLLDDVVEGRIGRLVITHKDRLLRFGAELVFAICEAKGVEVVILNQGEDTTFEEDLAKDVLEIITVFSARLYGSRSRKNQKLLDGVKGAVEASQC, translated from the coding sequence ATGTTACGCAAGATGGTCAGCATCCATGAAGCCGCCGAGTTCCTGGGCGTCGCGGCGCAAACGCTGCGACGCTGGGAGCGCGAAGGCAAGCTCATCCCAGACGAACGCACGCCGGGTGGACGGCGGCGCTATGACTTGGCGCGGCTTCGTCCTGAACAGTTCCATGCACCCGATGTAGCACGCCGCACGGTTGCCTACGCCCGCGTCTGCAGCCACGACCAGAAGGACGATCTGGAACGGCAGAAGCAGGTGCTCGAACTTTACTGCGCCCGGCAGGGCTGGACGTTCGAGGTCATCGCCGACCTGGGTTCGGGCATGAACTATCACAAGAAGGGCCTCAAGCGGCTGCTGGACGATGTGGTGGAAGGCCGCATCGGGCGGCTAGTCATCACGCACAAGGATCGGCTACTGCGCTTCGGCGCGGAACTGGTGTTCGCCATCTGCGAGGCCAAGGGCGTCGAGGTCGTCATCCTCAACCAAGGGGAAGACACGACGTTCGAGGAAGACCTGGCGAAAGATGTGTTGGAGATCATCACGGTGTTCAGCGCCCGGCTGTACGGCAGCCGTTCGCGCAAGAATCAGAAGCTGCTCGACGGGGTGAAAGGCGCCGTGGAGGCGTCGCAATGCTGA
- a CDS encoding RNA-guided endonuclease TnpB family protein, which produces MLIAHRIALDPNNVQATYLARAAGTARFAYNWALAEWKRQYEAWKADNSLSKPSQAALRRQLNAVKREQFPWMLEVTKKAPQMAIIQLGQAFQNFFAGRARYPQFRKKGRDDRFTLTNDQFSLDGCRMRIPNLGWVRMRESLRFPGKVMSATVSRVADRWFVRIVVEMPEGLRPPEAESQGVVGVDLGVWALATLSTGEKVPGPEPPKARLGRLRRLSRSLSRKRKGSANRRKAKEKLARLHARITNGRLDALHKQSAGLRRRFSLIGVEGLNVRGMMGNRRLARSIGDMGFFEFRRPLEYKAAMRGGEVVVADRFFSSSKTCSHCGHWLESLPLSVRQWTCPACGAEHDRDVNAAMNLKNVAVSSTVSACGEEGSGSACKRRVKPASAKQEVGFVPV; this is translated from the coding sequence ATGCTGATCGCGCACCGCATCGCCCTCGATCCGAACAACGTGCAGGCGACGTATCTGGCCCGTGCGGCGGGCACGGCTCGGTTCGCCTACAACTGGGCGCTGGCCGAGTGGAAGCGCCAGTACGAGGCGTGGAAGGCCGACAACAGCCTGTCCAAGCCATCCCAGGCGGCGCTGCGCCGTCAGTTGAACGCGGTCAAGCGCGAGCAGTTCCCGTGGATGCTCGAAGTCACGAAGAAGGCGCCGCAGATGGCGATCATCCAGCTTGGCCAAGCGTTCCAGAACTTCTTCGCGGGTCGCGCCCGGTATCCACAATTTCGCAAAAAGGGCCGCGACGACCGTTTCACGCTCACCAACGACCAGTTCAGTCTCGACGGCTGCCGCATGCGCATCCCCAACCTTGGCTGGGTGCGCATGCGCGAGTCGTTGCGTTTTCCTGGGAAGGTGATGTCGGCTACGGTCTCCCGTGTGGCCGACCGCTGGTTCGTCCGCATCGTTGTCGAGATGCCGGAGGGTTTGCGTCCGCCAGAAGCCGAAAGCCAAGGCGTGGTTGGCGTGGATCTGGGCGTCTGGGCGCTGGCGACGCTCTCGACAGGGGAGAAGGTGCCTGGCCCCGAGCCGCCCAAGGCGCGGCTGGGCCGCTTGCGCAGGCTCTCGCGGAGCCTGAGCCGCAAGAGGAAGGGGTCGGCCAACCGGCGCAAGGCCAAGGAGAAGCTGGCGAGGCTGCACGCCCGAATCACCAATGGCCGCCTGGACGCCCTGCACAAGCAGTCGGCTGGCCTCAGGCGCCGGTTTTCGCTCATCGGCGTCGAGGGCCTGAACGTGCGCGGCATGATGGGCAACCGGCGTCTGGCCCGGTCGATCGGCGACATGGGCTTCTTCGAGTTCCGGCGGCCGCTGGAGTACAAGGCCGCTATGCGGGGCGGAGAGGTGGTGGTCGCCGATCGGTTCTTCTCCAGCAGCAAGACCTGCTCCCACTGCGGCCATTGGCTGGAGAGCTTGCCGCTCTCGGTGCGTCAGTGGACCTGTCCGGCCTGCGGCGCGGAGCATGACCGGGACGTGAACGCCGCGATGAATCTCAAGAATGTGGCCGTGAGTTCCACGGTGTCAGCCTGTGGAGAGGAGGGCTCTGGCTCGGCATGCAAGCGCCGGGTGAAACCAGCCTCGGCGAAGCAGGAAGTCGGCTTTGTTCCTGTTTAG
- the accB gene encoding acetyl-CoA carboxylase biotin carboxyl carrier protein produces METKEIAELIELMAKGNLSEIEVEREGFRLRLRKEPPPAAAHPHMVYASPTSIVAPEKLKELAGPSAESSREIRSPMVGVFYRSPSPDSAPYVEVGQEVNENTVVCIIEAMKVMNEIKAEARGIITEVLAENGKAVDFDRPLFRIRPLP; encoded by the coding sequence ATGGAAACCAAAGAAATTGCCGAGTTGATCGAGTTGATGGCCAAGGGAAACCTTTCGGAGATCGAGGTGGAGCGCGAGGGGTTCCGCCTGCGGCTCCGGAAGGAACCCCCTCCGGCTGCGGCTCACCCCCACATGGTCTACGCCTCTCCCACCTCGATCGTGGCCCCCGAGAAGCTCAAGGAGCTGGCCGGTCCCTCGGCCGAATCTTCCCGGGAGATCCGCTCGCCGATGGTCGGAGTCTTCTACCGCTCCCCCTCGCCTGATTCGGCGCCCTACGTCGAAGTCGGCCAGGAGGTCAATGAAAACACGGTCGTCTGCATCATCGAGGCGATGAAGGTCATGAACGAGATCAAGGCCGAAGCGCGCGGCATCATCACCGAGGTCCTCGCCGAGAACGGGAAGGCCGTCGACTTCGACCGCCCCCTCTTCCGGATCCGCCCTCTCCCCTGA
- a CDS encoding arsenite methyltransferase: MKPDETVRDAVRQVYAQVAEGARGCCGKPAVEPTAAQALGYSPEELASVPRDAEMGLGCGNPQAIAALQAGETVLDLGSGGGFDCFLAARQVGRSGKVIGVDMTPEMVARARANALRGDYPNVEFRLGEIERLPVADSSVDVILSNCVINLSPEKEKVFAEAFRVLKPGGRLAISDVVAIAPISKAMKKDAALHACCIAGAASVAEIEEALAAAGFEEICVEPKPESREFIRHWASGFHVEDYVVSATIEALKPASMHEVLLP; the protein is encoded by the coding sequence ATGAAGCCAGATGAGACCGTCCGAGATGCCGTGCGCCAAGTCTACGCGCAGGTGGCGGAGGGCGCCCGAGGGTGTTGCGGGAAACCGGCGGTTGAACCCACGGCAGCCCAGGCTTTGGGCTATTCCCCCGAAGAGCTCGCGTCCGTTCCGAGAGATGCCGAAATGGGCCTGGGCTGCGGGAATCCCCAGGCCATCGCGGCGCTCCAGGCGGGAGAGACCGTGCTCGATCTCGGGAGCGGTGGCGGCTTCGACTGCTTTCTGGCAGCCCGCCAAGTAGGCAGAAGCGGCAAGGTGATCGGGGTCGACATGACTCCCGAGATGGTGGCCCGGGCGCGCGCCAATGCCCTCCGTGGCGATTACCCGAACGTCGAATTCCGGCTCGGAGAGATCGAGCGCCTGCCGGTCGCGGACAGCTCGGTGGATGTGATCCTTTCCAACTGCGTCATCAATCTTTCCCCCGAGAAAGAGAAGGTCTTCGCCGAGGCCTTCCGGGTCTTGAAGCCAGGCGGCCGGCTGGCGATTTCGGACGTGGTCGCGATCGCTCCGATCTCCAAAGCGATGAAGAAGGATGCAGCGCTCCACGCCTGCTGTATCGCCGGGGCCGCCTCCGTCGCTGAGATCGAGGAGGCCCTCGCCGCTGCGGGCTTCGAAGAGATTTGCGTGGAGCCCAAGCCGGAGAGCCGGGAGTTCATCCGCCACTGGGCTTCCGGGTTCCACGTCGAGGACTATGTGGTGTCGGCCACCATCGAAGCGCTGAAGCCAGCATCGATGCACGAAGTCCTTCTCCCGTAA
- a CDS encoding alpha/beta hydrolase encodes MSEPRKPFSPGPAPGRRKLLLAGVAILGLLAVLLSGLKWYVDSLARVAVTVPPHSFLSIDPGLAGIPYEDWTTTSEDGIKLAAWFIPSDRSSSKPPLIVVHGLGASKEFQINYIVLGHKLGFPVLAIDLRGHGKSGRTITTLGWKEPLDLKAWTDQLEHKGLSHPLVWGTSLGAVTALRFVSEDPRAGGVIADAPFDNLRNSMAVHARLFFGLPAFPFVDLVSWELERHYSLDPGKVDCVEAAQNIHVPILVIAAEEDRRMPIPVVQKIYDAASEPKKWWVIPHASHEERTFAPDFRHVVGDFLDFAAAYPAAKR; translated from the coding sequence GTGTCCGAACCACGAAAACCATTCTCTCCAGGACCTGCGCCCGGCAGGCGAAAGCTTCTGCTCGCCGGAGTCGCGATCCTCGGACTGCTGGCCGTCCTTCTCTCCGGGCTCAAATGGTATGTCGACTCCCTCGCCCGGGTGGCGGTCACCGTTCCGCCCCACAGCTTCCTGAGCATTGACCCTGGCCTGGCCGGCATCCCCTACGAGGACTGGACGACGACGAGCGAAGACGGCATCAAGCTTGCCGCCTGGTTCATCCCCTCCGACCGGAGCTCCTCCAAGCCTCCGCTCATCGTGGTCCACGGCCTCGGCGCAAGCAAGGAGTTCCAGATCAACTATATCGTCTTAGGCCACAAGCTCGGTTTCCCCGTGTTGGCCATCGACCTCCGGGGCCACGGGAAGAGCGGGAGGACCATCACCACCCTCGGGTGGAAGGAGCCCCTCGATCTCAAGGCTTGGACGGACCAGTTGGAACACAAGGGGCTCTCGCACCCGCTGGTGTGGGGAACCTCGCTTGGTGCCGTGACGGCCTTGCGTTTTGTTTCCGAGGATCCACGGGCCGGCGGGGTGATCGCGGACGCCCCCTTCGACAACCTCCGCAACTCGATGGCCGTCCATGCCCGGCTCTTCTTCGGCCTCCCCGCCTTCCCCTTCGTCGACCTCGTCTCCTGGGAGCTCGAGCGCCACTACTCCCTCGACCCAGGCAAGGTCGATTGCGTCGAAGCGGCGCAGAACATCCATGTGCCGATCCTCGTCATCGCAGCCGAGGAAGATCGGAGGATGCCGATCCCCGTCGTGCAAAAAATCTACGATGCCGCCTCCGAGCCGAAGAAGTGGTGGGTGATTCCCCACGCTTCCCACGAGGAGCGGACCTTTGCCCCCGACTTCCGCCACGTCGTGGGGGACTTCCTCGACTTCGCGGCCGCCTATCCGGCCGCGAAGCGTTAG